From the genome of Toxoplasma gondii ME49 chromosome XII, whole genome shotgun sequence:
aagtaATTAGTGGACCGACGATGTTGGAAGAACGTGACGACGAAAcagagggggggggggaaggaCGAAGGGGTAGAAGGTGAAGGAGTGGAGAGCATGTTAACAGGATATTCTTGCAAGTTCCGGGTGGATGTGTTTTAGCAGTTTGGTTCATCTGGATGAACGAGACTGTTGGTTCCCCGCCGTTCTCCACGtaaaaaagagaaagtgTAGAAACCAATAGCTGTTTGACCGTCTACAGCGAGAATTTCCGCGTCTCACCTTCGAATGGTGCCTCCTCTCTATGCATATCGATAACGTATTGCTTGTCTGCGTCGCCAACGTCCCACCTGCAGATACAGGAACTCGGAGGAACGACGAAAGAGGAGGTGGATCGCGGAAACGAAcatggagggagagaaaaattCGTTCGGATTAAAAGGGTCACGTGGCTGACAAAGCTGTCATAGGTGTCACACCATTCCGGCGAGCGTAGTTGTTGCTGTCTTCATCGTCCGCGTATTGCCACGGATTTTCTCCTGCAGCGTCAGCGTGTGCATATTCGCCGTCAGATAGTACAACgaaaagtgaagaggaaTAAGAGACCCACACGTGGCTTGCGTGCGTGTGCGAAAAAACATTAATATCGCATCTTGTTTGTGTGGCTATATGGGGAATGCAAATGTAGATGAAGCGGTGTTTGTTTTGTTCGTTCGTGGAAGAAGGAATAGTCTTCGCATGGCCACGAGGTCCTACACGGGGTCGTTAGTGACGTGCTGACCTATGTTTTGCAGCTAGCTGTTAAGAGAAAGAACCACACGACACAAACATATAACGGTGGACAGGGATGTTTCTGAAGTGTGAGAAAGGTTTGTCCCGAATTTGGCGTATGCACTTCATTATCCGTTGCTATTTTTCTAACTGCCAAATGCTCCAACAAACTGCGAAGCAAAGTGTTTTTTCTCATTTGCCATTTTTTTCGTTAAAAATTGACGCAAAGATGTTACTGGAATATGGAAAACGACCTGTCAACCCATTCCAAAAACGTGcacaaaggaaagaaggattATGATTAGCAGCACCGGTAGCGCTCCACGAAAGCTGTCCAGGCGATTGCATCAACAACACTGCATTGGTGCAAGTTTGCTCTGTGGAAGTGACCGCCCGTGTGTAAAGTGAACCGACGGTGTTATGATAGGTACAAAGGTCGGACGCGTGCAAACCGGTGTTTTTTGGTCGGTACTTCACGTAGTATCTGTGAAATCTCGCTATCAGATGGATCAACGATCGTAGCTGCAGTAGGCTATCATCCTACTCTGCTTGTTAGAGTTTTTCTTGAGCGATTGCGGTGGAGCAATTAACCTCAGTATTATCTTTCATGTATTCACTCCCACTCATGCCGTGCCTCACAGAAGACGTTGGATGTAGAAGCAGGGGGCACATGGTGAATTTAAAAGCATTTCAGCATGAGACTTCCAAGCCTCGGCCTCAGTGGCTTCGTGTACTCTACTGTTAACATTTCAGCGCTGTAGGTTTACGGATTTTAGGAACTAGGGGCAACCAGACAACAACTGGAACTAGACTTCCCCATTACACATTATAAAGTGGGGGGGTTACGATTCAGGGCTTTTGAGGGTGTAGGGGTACCTCTCAGAGTTTAGGGTTGGCTAATTCGTGTCGATAGTCCCTGCCTTCCACTGGTATTGTGGATTTGCCTTCACTGTAGAACAGTGTTAAATATGCAGGAGGAGCCATCCGTTAATTGTCATCATCATCTCAAACAAACAAGATGTTGAAACTGCCAGATAATTTTGCTTGTTGAGGGTGTAAAGGGTCCGCGTTTCTCACGTTCCAACAAATGTCCGGTTTTCCGATGCGAACCCTTCCAAGCACGCTACCGCGTTTGGGTCAAGCGTCAACGGCAATGATCTGAACCGGCAAAATGGCTACAAATGCGTCACAGTATTTTTCTTGCATACCCTGAATTGTTATTTTCTCACTCTACTAATGGTACCGAGCGACTACCTTTGAAAAAAGCACGCGGTTGTTACCATTTCCGAAAACGGAACCCTTCGGTGTCTCGATACGTTTGCCCGCAATGAATGATGTGATTCGAGACATCAAGCTTACAAACGTTCGTGCAGCGTTGGACATAGGAAGGCTGGCGTCACGGACAACTGTGCGGATGACGTCCGTTCCATGGACATGCTTCGATTTCAAAGAGATTCTTTCTTTTCATCTTGGTCAGACGTTGTGGACAGGACTGCTCAGCAGTCAGTCAATCGCGCTGTGAGCCAGAAAGTCCCTGAACGTTGTTACCATCAGTAGTGGAAGCCCCCTTGCCGTCCGCGGACGAACACTGAATTACTGTCAGCCGCACTTGCTCAATTAGGATATTTAACCGTATTAAATGTAAGTTTATGTGCAAGCGTTCGAACTTGGTGCATCTCAAGTCAAATATAATCGATTTGGTGCCGCCATCTACGGACCCCCAGCACGCGGTCACGGTAGTTGTAGCATCTGTCGAATCGTACAAAGAAGAATTGGTCCTGAATATCACTAATAGGTACAAATGCACTTAAGGTCGAACGATGGATCCATCTCAATTATCATGTTTGATGGGTGCAGCATTAGTGTGCTGGTTCAGCGCAGTGAAGTCTTGCTTCCGCGTTTCGCGTAGCTTTCTGCATTAAGCGGTAACCATTTAAGTGGGTAATCAAGTGGTATCCACACAGCACAAGAGCAAATGCAAGGGTTTCGGCCTGCTGTAAAACACTATCTGAGTACATTTGACATCATTAGCAAGACACATGCCTACACTACTTCGTGAAACGGGGTGACTACACTGGCATGCGGTAGACAAAggatctgtctctttttctgatGTTGAAACGGACATTTTGCTTTTGCACCAGACTTCAGAACTTTTCAGgtcgctgctctctttgTCCTTCAACTGTTTTAAGGCTGGAGGAGATCTAATTTGCCTCTTCTAGTCGTTGGCCGGAGCACAGTACATGCCTTCTATGCGAACGTGTGATCACACGGACGCGGGACCCATGGGGCCTCGCTGTCACCTGCCGGGGCCAGCAGCCACTCGACGCTGCGTGTTGCTGCATCACCCGTCGCTGCTTCGAGGACAGCGCACACTTCGCACGCATTATGCTGACAGGACGGAGCTTCATGCATGCTAGAGGGTGCTGTTCATCTGGAAATTAAACATATTTGCATTACTCACCTCCAAAACAGTTCCGGCTTTCTGTAAACATGGATGAGCAGGACAGACGAAGTCACTCAGTTTGACTCAAGCGCTCGTGGGCGACGTTGCCCGCAGAGAAGTGGTTCATGAATTGAAAAGCGCTGAACTCTTTCCTGGTGAGCGAGCGTCTTTCCCTTGTATCTCTACGGATAGTGTTTCCAATTCGAAACCGTTTTCGCAACAAAGCAGGAGCTTGTGATTGTTCTCCGGTGTCGCGCCGCAGAGGTTCACCGCAAACGACGACACCTACACCCGATAGGGCCGACGCATCTCCAGAGGGGACCAGCAGTGAAAAGAGAATGGAGAGCACGATTGAGAAAAAACGTTCAGGATTCTCTACTGGGTGGTATCTCCCCTCTCAACTGAAGGCGAGACGTGGTCTGCTGTTCCATCATGACTCGCCTGTACTGCTTTTCTCCGTTGTGCTTTGTATGATGGTTCTTGCACCACTAGTTTCTTTAGACCGTTCCACATGTCGGGTTTGCACAGCCCTGGCTGACTCCATCAGCGGTCGTGAGACGGATACCGATTTGAGTGATACGTACAGTGGGACTGAAACCGAAGAGAGCACCACAGCTGAATGGAGCGGCGGTGTtacagaagtcgaagagggCAAACCAGCTGAAGGGAGCAGAGGTGTCTTAGAAGCAGAAGACCGCACGACGGTTGACGGAAGCGGCGGTGCTCCAGAAGTATTAGGCGGTGCCGCGGAAGAAAACTACACGAGTGTCGGCAAGCTGATTGAGTCGCATGCCGTCGAACCATTCCAAGAACGGAGCAGAAATCCGAGCGTCGCCGCGCGTGTTTCAAGGACCCGACACTCCGGACGGGCTCGTCCACTAGTGGCTTCTGGAATGTGAGTCGAAACGCAGTTTTGAAACGTATCGGTGCCAACACTACCTGTGCTTGGCGGGCGCGTGAACATGGCTCTAATAAGGCAAACGTCTCGAGTGATAAAACACGCGAGCATTACCTAGCATTCATTGAAATACAATTAGTCTGACTCGTGGAGGTGCCCTCTGGCTTTGTTCACCGTTCGTTACCTGTTAAACGAAATATCCACGACGTCTTTCTGATAAACAGCACAAATTGTCTTGGCTGACGGGGTTCCGTTAAAGCGAGCGTGGAGTCTGCTTGCGGCACAACGACAAATTTCTTCAACATGTAGACTACGTAGAAGGCCGACAGCCACTGTTCCCGTACATATCCGTCCACACTGTATTGAAGCCAACGCACTCGACCAAAAAAGCTCTTTcatgagaaagagaaacagacctCATACCTTTACTATTACCTGGTAAACGAAAAGGCCCATTTTTACGTCGAGAATTGTCTCGCCCCATTTCCTTTCGCTTCCCGCGGCCCTGGCTCTAGGATGAAATACTGCAGTTGACGCATCGTGGTTTCTTTCATATGAATGGGAAGTCAGTGCCGTGAAACCCCTGCTCAAACTGCTGTTGCCGAAGACACGAATATCGAACAAACAGTCCGGTTGCTTACCAGAGCAAAACACTTTGTGGAAATTCATTGCTGATGAATCCGTGGGTGCATGTTTCACGGGGCCATTCTCAGTTTCCGCGGCTTCACGGTGTGACATCGAGACTCTTTCTGTGGCAGGTTGCAGACACCGTGAGTAGAATGCACAGAGAGGTCAGAGATATTCGGCGCGCGCCGCAGTCCTCAGCATAATAAACATTCTGGCGAAGCCGGGGAGAAAGTTGCTGCCATTGTCATGTGAAACGCATAAAAAATTACCACCGTGTCCAAAACAAGTTCTCTGCTTGCCCATGTGTCTTCCCGTTATCCAAAGAGTCCTCCGGAAGGCCCGAGTGCCCTAACGATAAGGCACGGACTGCTGAACCGTCGAGACCGTCACCCGTTGTCGAACTTCTTCGGTGCCATGTATATCCCTGAATCGGTGAACCGCTGCTTGAGTTGCAATTCCTTTCACTATTTCGTAGCATGGGGCAGTCTTTGTGACTACTAACGGAATACCTTGCAGGGGGGACAGATCTGCGTGCCACGTTATGTAGATGACCTCATTGTTTCTttggctttcttctcgtgtgGGTGTGATGCTGCAGCCTTGCAAGCCTTGTGCTTTCTGTCCTCCTCGGTGCGATCTTTCTCAAGTCGGGAAGAAAGTCGCGTAAAGCAACTACGCCAGCTCCAAGTATGACACCAGTTGTGCTTCTCGTGAACGCTCGGAAATCCCTTCAGCATTCACTCGGAGACATGTCATAATGAAAGCCTTTCTGCAATGCACTTCAGCCTTCAGAATCTCCAGTGCTCTGGATTCTCGTCTGCTACCAAACCTTTTTCATTCGTTTGGCTTCCCTTTGCTTGTTCACTCAGTTGAGGTGTAAGTTGCCAACGGCACCACCACGCTAGTCTGCAACTCTACctgtacacatacacatggACGCAGTGCGAGTAATACGGTTGCCATTACCCTAACCACTGCGCTATTAGGGACATCATTTCTGTAGTTTGATGCTAGATATTGACGTCTGTCGGGAGCAGTGCGCACCCGGGTCGCCATGCATGATGCACGACTGAAAACACAGGGACTGGATATTTGGCAGACGATACGCACCGTTAACGCTCATGCGGGCTCGCAGCTcatgtgtgtttttcttaTCTTGATGGATCTGCTTTCACCAGACCACAGGTAAGCCAAAGTGGTTTGCAAAAGTGAGAGTCTGTTGTGCAGAGTCAGAGGGAGGCATGATTGGATCACTTTTCTGGAAGATAAATtgtaaagagagagaaagttcGCCTGTTAGTGGTACGTCAGAACCGTGATTGGCTGATTCCGAGGACACAGTGTGATGATACCGTCGATGTAGGAGGAGTCGGATATGAAGGAGTTCTCTGCTGCATACGCCGCTTTGTTCGAGCTAGACTACAAGAACTCCCGGAAGCCCACTGTTTTGCCACCTTGAAGCGAACCTTGCACTGAGTTCTTGACGTCAGGATGAGGGTGCCGAGTAGGGGCAGCAGTGACATGGACGGATCGGATGCAAGTGAACATTTTGCCCTCGTGCGCGGCTGACTCAGGCCACGCAACCTTAAAGGGAGGATGCCATCTTGAAATTCGTAGACACGATCAGAGACCGAAAAAACATCCGTCAATCTTTTGCGCTGGCGGACAATGGATCTGTGTTTGTATTCCGATTTTCGTCTGCTGATCTAAAAATGTT
Proteins encoded in this window:
- a CDS encoding Toxoplasma gondii family C protein (encoded by transcript TGME49_200130~Predicted trans-membrane domain (TMHMM2.0):34-54:180-200), encoding MESTIEKKRSGFSTGWYLPSQLKARRGLLFHHDSPVLLFSVVLCMMVLAPLVSLDRSTCRVCTALADSISGRETDTDLSDTYSGTETEESTTAEWSGGVTEVEEGKPAEGSRGVLEAEDRTTVDGSGGAPEVLGGAAEENYTSVGKLIESHAVEPFQERSRNPSVAARVSRTRHSGRARPLVASGILASLVLSVLLGAIFLKSGRKSRKATTPAPSMTPVVLLVNARKSLQHSLGDMS